The Ovis aries strain OAR_USU_Benz2616 breed Rambouillet chromosome 11, ARS-UI_Ramb_v3.0, whole genome shotgun sequence genome window below encodes:
- the LOC101115138 gene encoding keratin-associated protein 4-8 isoform X1 translates to MVSSCCGSVCSDQSCSRSLCQETCCRPSCCQTTCCRTTCYRPSCGVSSCCRPVCCQPTCPRPTCCRPTSCISSCCRPQCCQPVCCQPTCPRPTCCFSSCYRPSSCGSSCGSSCCRPTCCISSCRPRCCQSVCCQPSCPRISSCCRPSCCGSSCCCPSCCLRPVCGRVSCHTTCYRPTCVISTCPRPVCCPSSCC, encoded by the exons ATGGTCAGCTCCTGTTGTGGCTCCGTCTGCTCTGACCAGAGCTGCAGCCGAAGTCTCTGCCAGGAGACCTGCTGCCGCCCCAGCTGCTGCCAGACCACCTGCTGCAGGACCACCTGCTACCGCCCCAGCTGTGGTGTGTCCAGCTGCTGCCGCCCCGTCTGCTGCCAGCCCACCTGCCCTCGCCCCACCTGCTGC AGGCCGACCAGCTGCATCTCCAGCTGCTGTAGGCCCCAGTGCTGCCAGCCTGTGTGCTGCCAGCCCACCTGCCCTCGCCCCACCTGCTGCTTCTCTAGCTGCTACCGCCCCTCCAGCTGTGGGTCCAGCTGTGGCTCCAGCTGCTGCAGGCCTACCTGCTGCATCTCCAGCTGCAGGCCCCGGTGTTGCCAGTCTGTGTGCTGCCAGCCCAGCTGCCCCCGCATCTCCAGCTGCTGCCGCCCCTCTTGCTGtggctccagctgctgctgcccGAGCTGCTGCCTGCGCCCAGTGTGTGGCCGGGTCTCCTGCCACACCACTTGCTATCGCCCCACCTGTGTCATCTCCACCTGCCCCCGCCCCGTGTGCTGTCCCTCCTCTTGCTGCTGA